In one Brienomyrus brachyistius isolate T26 chromosome 12, BBRACH_0.4, whole genome shotgun sequence genomic region, the following are encoded:
- the abhd18 gene encoding protein ABHD18 isoform X2 — translation MGVSRLDVFYRRLLLTKLFIQGWGKPEDLKRIFEFRKIIGDREKCKDLVPKDYPVFIDKIEEQNDCRILNGHFTSPLEHFLPGILPAESVKARFQFILPRKWKKFKPVCIHLAGTGDHFFWRRRTLMAKPMMKETGMASLLLENPYYGYRKPKEQVRSSLRNVSDLFVMGGALILESAALLHWLEREGYWPLGMTGISMGGHMASLAVTNWPRPIPLVPCLSWSTASGVFTTGVLSKAVNWRELEKQYATDTVYEEEITRMLEYCGMDSFRMGQDFVKNSPSSVDTLSGLDLPADFLSMPTPQASGLSAGGRGRSGGQASWGERGCGGGLDPMLSAVTSSRPHMDMLTARNAAEQRQPHRSLQHESLGFMKGVMDECTHIANFSVPVDPSLVIVVQAKEDAYIPRSGVRSLQEIWPGCEAGYL, via the exons ATGGGTGTGAGCCGCCTGGATGTGTTTTACAGAAGGCTTCTTCTCACCAAGCTCTTCATCCAAGGTTGGGGAAAGCCAGAGGATCTCAAGAG AATATTTGAGTTCCGGAAGATTATTGGCGACAGAGAGAAGTGTAAGGATTTGGTTCCTAAGGATTACCCGGTTTTCATTGACAAG ATAGAGGAGCAGAATGACTGCAGGATACTAAATGGTCATTTTACATCCCCGCTGGAACATTTCCTGCCTGGCATCTTAccggctgagtcagtgaaggcCAG GTTCCAGTTCATTCTACCCAGGAAGTGGAAGAAGTTTAAACCAGTATGCATTCACCTCGCTGGAACTGGGGATCAT TTCTTCTGGAGAAGGCGAACCCTGATGGCCAAACCCATGATGAAAGAGACGGGAATGGCGTCGCTCCTCCTCGAAAATCCATATTAT GGATACAGAAAACCTAAAGAGCAAGT TCGCTCCAGTCTGCGTAATGTGTCCGACCTGTTCGTGATGGGTGGGGCCCTCATCCTGGAGTCGGCCGCCCTGCTGCACTGGCTGGAGAGGGAGGGCTACTGGCCTCTGGGCATGACGGGCATCTCCATGGGGGGGCAT ATGGCGTCTTTAGCAGTGACAAACTGGCCGAGACCTATACCGCTGGTGCCCTGTCTGTCCTGGTCCACAGCGTCCGGTGTTTTTACCACG GGAGTCCTGAGTAAGGCAGTGAACTGGAGGGAGCTGGAGAAGCAGTATGCTACAGACACAGTATATGAAGAGGAAATCACCAGGATGCTGGAGTACTGCGGG ATGGATTCATTTAGGATGGGGCAGGACTTTGTGAAGAACTCACCCAGCAGCGTCGATACCCTCTCCGGCCTGGACCTGCCAGCTGACTTCCTGAGCATGCCCACACCTCAGGCCTCTGGCCTCAGTGCCGGGGGCAGGGGGCGGTCTGGCGGACAGGCCTCATGGGGAGAGCGGGGATGCGGCGGCGGGCTGGATCCCATGCTGTCGGCCGTGACCAGCAGCCGGCCTCACATGGACATGCTGACCGCCAGGAACGCGGCCGAGCAGAGGCAGCCACACCGCTCCCTACAGCACGAGTCCCTGGGCTTCATGAAGGGTGTCATGGACGAGTGTACACACATTGCCAACTTCTCAG TGCCAGTGGATCCTAGTCTGGTCATCGTGGTCCAGGCCAAGGAGGACGCCTACATCCCGCGCTCG
- the mfsd8 gene encoding major facilitator superfamily domain-containing protein 8 isoform X1, whose translation MSQSLESDESTPLLKGDVGSADIAEDLAEYSSRWKSIRIMYFTMFLSSVGFSIVITSIWPYLQKIDDSANASFLGWVVAAYSLGQMVASPIFGWWSNRRPRKEPLVCSILINVAANLLYAYVHLFHSNGKYYMLISRVLVGFGAGNVAVVRSYVAGATSLKERTSAMANMSACQALGFILGPALQAALSFIGEAGVCFRPIDLQLNMYTTPALLAAFFGVINILCVILILREHSVDDEGRQISTINYTSEERVDLVTEEGSIDQIAVVTSNILFFIILFIFAVFETIATPLSMDMFAWTRRQAVLYNGIILACIGFESILVFLLVKIISVRIGERPVLLGGLIIIFCGFFTLLPWGNEYPKIQWSDLQNSSSHQGLPTLRRVSNSSEDPIGCPPEQTWCQFTPAIQLAQYIVADILIGVGYPACNVMSYTLYSKILGPKPQGVYMGWLTASGSGARTLGPVFVSQFYTSLGPRWAFSLICGIVLAATLLLAGTYRRLIAFSVRYGRMRE comes from the exons ATGTCTCAGTCACTGGAGTCTGACGAGAGCACACCTTTACTAAAAGGTGATGTTGGGAG TGCTGATATCGCAGAAGATTTGGCTGAGTACAGCAGCCGATGGAAGTCTATCCGAATCATGTACTTCACGATGTTCCTTAGTAGTGTTG GATTCTCTATTGTAATAACCTCAATATGGCCCTATCTTCAAAAG ATAGATGACAGTGCTAATGCCAGTTTCCTGGGCTGGGTGGTTGCTGCTTACAGCCTGGGCCAGATGGTGGCGTCACCTATCTTCGGCTGGTGGTCGAATAGAAGGCCCCGGAAAGAGCCCCTGGTGTGCTCCATACTCATCAACGTGGCCGCCAACCTTCTGTATGCCTACGTGCACTTATTCCATTCCAACGGGAAGTACTACATGCTTATTTCCCGGGTCCTCGTCGGCTTTGGTGCAG GAAACGTAGCAGTTGTTAGATCCTACGTAGCCGGAGCCACGTCCCTGAAGGAGAGGACGAGCGCCATGGCCAACATGAGCGCCTGCCAGGCCCTGGGCTTTATTCTGGGCCCAG CCCTGCAGGCCGCTTTGTCCTTCATTGGAGAAGCCGGTGTGTGCTTTAGGCCCATCGACCTGCAGCTGAACATGTACACGACCCCCGCTCTGCTGGCTGCCTTTTTCGGGGTCATCAATATTCTATGTGTCATCCTCATTCTGAG GGAGCACAGTGTGGACGACGAGGGACGACAGATCAGCACCATCAACTACACCTCCGAAG aGAGAGTGGATCTGGTGACTGAAGAAGGGAGCATCGACCAAATCGCTGTTGTGACCTCAAACATCCTCTTCTTCATCATTCTGTTCATCTTTGCTGTTTTTGAGAC GATCGCCACACCTTTGTCCATGGACATGTTTGCCTGGACCAGGAGACAGGCTGTCCTCTACAATGGCATCATCCTGGCCTGCATTGGCTTTGAGTCCATCTTGGTGTTTCTGTTAGTCAAGATCATATCTGTGAG GATTGGAGAGCGGCCAGTGCTGCTGGGTGGATTAATCATAATATTCTGTGGGTTCTTCACCTTGCTACCCTGGGGAAACGAGTACCCTAAGATCCAGTGGTCAG ACCTCCAGAATAGCTCCTCCCACCAGGGTCTCCCCACTCTGAGGAGAGTCTCCAACTCATCAGAGGATCCAATAGGCTGCCCCCCCGAACAGACTTGGTGCCAGTTCACCCCTGCCATTCAGCTGGCACAATACATCGTAGCCGATATCCTCATCGGGGTGGGGTATCCCGCCTGCAACGTCATGTCCTACACCCTCTATTCCAAGATACTCGGCCCAAAGCCCCAG GGCGTCTACATGGGCTGGCTCACTGCCTCAGGAAGTGGAGCCAGGACGCTGGGGCCTGTGTTCGTCTCCCAGTTCTACACCAGCCTGGGCCCACGCTGGGCCTTCAGCCTCATCTGCGGCATCGTGCTGGCAGCTACGCTGCTCCTGGCAGGCACCTACCGCCGCCTCATCGCCTTCTCCGTCCGCTACGGGAGGATGCGGGAATAG
- the mfsd8 gene encoding major facilitator superfamily domain-containing protein 8 isoform X2 codes for MLGVLISQKIWLSTAADGSLSESCTSRCSLVVLIDDSANASFLGWVVAAYSLGQMVASPIFGWWSNRRPRKEPLVCSILINVAANLLYAYVHLFHSNGKYYMLISRVLVGFGAGNVAVVRSYVAGATSLKERTSAMANMSACQALGFILGPALQAALSFIGEAGVCFRPIDLQLNMYTTPALLAAFFGVINILCVILILREHSVDDEGRQISTINYTSEERVDLVTEEGSIDQIAVVTSNILFFIILFIFAVFETIATPLSMDMFAWTRRQAVLYNGIILACIGFESILVFLLVKIISVRIGERPVLLGGLIIIFCGFFTLLPWGNEYPKIQWSDLQNSSSHQGLPTLRRVSNSSEDPIGCPPEQTWCQFTPAIQLAQYIVADILIGVGYPACNVMSYTLYSKILGPKPQGVYMGWLTASGSGARTLGPVFVSQFYTSLGPRWAFSLICGIVLAATLLLAGTYRRLIAFSVRYGRMRE; via the exons ATGTTGGGAG TGCTGATATCGCAGAAGATTTGGCTGAGTACAGCAGCCGATGGAAGTCTATCCGAATCATGTACTTCACGATGTTCCTTAGTAGTGTTG ATAGATGACAGTGCTAATGCCAGTTTCCTGGGCTGGGTGGTTGCTGCTTACAGCCTGGGCCAGATGGTGGCGTCACCTATCTTCGGCTGGTGGTCGAATAGAAGGCCCCGGAAAGAGCCCCTGGTGTGCTCCATACTCATCAACGTGGCCGCCAACCTTCTGTATGCCTACGTGCACTTATTCCATTCCAACGGGAAGTACTACATGCTTATTTCCCGGGTCCTCGTCGGCTTTGGTGCAG GAAACGTAGCAGTTGTTAGATCCTACGTAGCCGGAGCCACGTCCCTGAAGGAGAGGACGAGCGCCATGGCCAACATGAGCGCCTGCCAGGCCCTGGGCTTTATTCTGGGCCCAG CCCTGCAGGCCGCTTTGTCCTTCATTGGAGAAGCCGGTGTGTGCTTTAGGCCCATCGACCTGCAGCTGAACATGTACACGACCCCCGCTCTGCTGGCTGCCTTTTTCGGGGTCATCAATATTCTATGTGTCATCCTCATTCTGAG GGAGCACAGTGTGGACGACGAGGGACGACAGATCAGCACCATCAACTACACCTCCGAAG aGAGAGTGGATCTGGTGACTGAAGAAGGGAGCATCGACCAAATCGCTGTTGTGACCTCAAACATCCTCTTCTTCATCATTCTGTTCATCTTTGCTGTTTTTGAGAC GATCGCCACACCTTTGTCCATGGACATGTTTGCCTGGACCAGGAGACAGGCTGTCCTCTACAATGGCATCATCCTGGCCTGCATTGGCTTTGAGTCCATCTTGGTGTTTCTGTTAGTCAAGATCATATCTGTGAG GATTGGAGAGCGGCCAGTGCTGCTGGGTGGATTAATCATAATATTCTGTGGGTTCTTCACCTTGCTACCCTGGGGAAACGAGTACCCTAAGATCCAGTGGTCAG ACCTCCAGAATAGCTCCTCCCACCAGGGTCTCCCCACTCTGAGGAGAGTCTCCAACTCATCAGAGGATCCAATAGGCTGCCCCCCCGAACAGACTTGGTGCCAGTTCACCCCTGCCATTCAGCTGGCACAATACATCGTAGCCGATATCCTCATCGGGGTGGGGTATCCCGCCTGCAACGTCATGTCCTACACCCTCTATTCCAAGATACTCGGCCCAAAGCCCCAG GGCGTCTACATGGGCTGGCTCACTGCCTCAGGAAGTGGAGCCAGGACGCTGGGGCCTGTGTTCGTCTCCCAGTTCTACACCAGCCTGGGCCCACGCTGGGCCTTCAGCCTCATCTGCGGCATCGTGCTGGCAGCTACGCTGCTCCTGGCAGGCACCTACCGCCGCCTCATCGCCTTCTCCGTCCGCTACGGGAGGATGCGGGAATAG
- the mfsd8 gene encoding major facilitator superfamily domain-containing protein 8 isoform X3 has translation MALSSKDDSANASFLGWVVAAYSLGQMVASPIFGWWSNRRPRKEPLVCSILINVAANLLYAYVHLFHSNGKYYMLISRVLVGFGAGNVAVVRSYVAGATSLKERTSAMANMSACQALGFILGPALQAALSFIGEAGVCFRPIDLQLNMYTTPALLAAFFGVINILCVILILREHSVDDEGRQISTINYTSEERVDLVTEEGSIDQIAVVTSNILFFIILFIFAVFETIATPLSMDMFAWTRRQAVLYNGIILACIGFESILVFLLVKIISVRIGERPVLLGGLIIIFCGFFTLLPWGNEYPKIQWSDLQNSSSHQGLPTLRRVSNSSEDPIGCPPEQTWCQFTPAIQLAQYIVADILIGVGYPACNVMSYTLYSKILGPKPQGVYMGWLTASGSGARTLGPVFVSQFYTSLGPRWAFSLICGIVLAATLLLAGTYRRLIAFSVRYGRMRE, from the exons ATGGCCCTATCTTCAAAAG ATGACAGTGCTAATGCCAGTTTCCTGGGCTGGGTGGTTGCTGCTTACAGCCTGGGCCAGATGGTGGCGTCACCTATCTTCGGCTGGTGGTCGAATAGAAGGCCCCGGAAAGAGCCCCTGGTGTGCTCCATACTCATCAACGTGGCCGCCAACCTTCTGTATGCCTACGTGCACTTATTCCATTCCAACGGGAAGTACTACATGCTTATTTCCCGGGTCCTCGTCGGCTTTGGTGCAG GAAACGTAGCAGTTGTTAGATCCTACGTAGCCGGAGCCACGTCCCTGAAGGAGAGGACGAGCGCCATGGCCAACATGAGCGCCTGCCAGGCCCTGGGCTTTATTCTGGGCCCAG CCCTGCAGGCCGCTTTGTCCTTCATTGGAGAAGCCGGTGTGTGCTTTAGGCCCATCGACCTGCAGCTGAACATGTACACGACCCCCGCTCTGCTGGCTGCCTTTTTCGGGGTCATCAATATTCTATGTGTCATCCTCATTCTGAG GGAGCACAGTGTGGACGACGAGGGACGACAGATCAGCACCATCAACTACACCTCCGAAG aGAGAGTGGATCTGGTGACTGAAGAAGGGAGCATCGACCAAATCGCTGTTGTGACCTCAAACATCCTCTTCTTCATCATTCTGTTCATCTTTGCTGTTTTTGAGAC GATCGCCACACCTTTGTCCATGGACATGTTTGCCTGGACCAGGAGACAGGCTGTCCTCTACAATGGCATCATCCTGGCCTGCATTGGCTTTGAGTCCATCTTGGTGTTTCTGTTAGTCAAGATCATATCTGTGAG GATTGGAGAGCGGCCAGTGCTGCTGGGTGGATTAATCATAATATTCTGTGGGTTCTTCACCTTGCTACCCTGGGGAAACGAGTACCCTAAGATCCAGTGGTCAG ACCTCCAGAATAGCTCCTCCCACCAGGGTCTCCCCACTCTGAGGAGAGTCTCCAACTCATCAGAGGATCCAATAGGCTGCCCCCCCGAACAGACTTGGTGCCAGTTCACCCCTGCCATTCAGCTGGCACAATACATCGTAGCCGATATCCTCATCGGGGTGGGGTATCCCGCCTGCAACGTCATGTCCTACACCCTCTATTCCAAGATACTCGGCCCAAAGCCCCAG GGCGTCTACATGGGCTGGCTCACTGCCTCAGGAAGTGGAGCCAGGACGCTGGGGCCTGTGTTCGTCTCCCAGTTCTACACCAGCCTGGGCCCACGCTGGGCCTTCAGCCTCATCTGCGGCATCGTGCTGGCAGCTACGCTGCTCCTGGCAGGCACCTACCGCCGCCTCATCGCCTTCTCCGTCCGCTACGGGAGGATGCGGGAATAG
- the LOC125705053 gene encoding E3 ubiquitin-protein ligase RMND5A, whose translation MDQCVNVERELEKVLQNFSSYGQHCDKVLQELVDYTSGLKDEIVQAGELELSGTLSLVLSQCCKRIKDTVQKLAVHHKDIHSSVSRVGKAIDKNLDSDLGSVGIEGCWQADSQRLLSEVMVEHFFRQGVLDVAEELCQEAGLCIDPNQREPFIELNRILEALKLRDLRPALEWAVENREMLMAQNSSLEFKLHRLSFIRLLMGGTANQREALQYARNFQPFAINHQKDIQVLMGSLVYLRQGIENSPYVHLLDSNQWSDICDIFTRDACSLLGLSVESPLSVSFSAGCVALPALINIKAVIEQRQCIGVWTQKDELPIEVDLGKRCWYHSVFACPILRQQTTDSNPPMKLVCGHIISKDALNKMINGSKLKCPYCPMEQVPSDAKQIYF comes from the exons ATGGATCAATGTGTAAACGTGGAGCGAGAGTTGGAGAAAGTGCTTCAAAATTTCTCCAGCTATGGACAACATTGTGATAAAGTGCTACAGGAGCTTGTCGATTACACAAGTGGGCTTAAGGACGAAATTGTACAGGCTGGTg AATTGGAGCTGTCAGGCACCCTTTCGCTGGTGCTCTCTCAGTGCTGCAAGCGAATAAAAGACACGGTGCAGAAACTGGCCGTGCACCATAAGGACATCCATAGCAGTGTGTCCAGGGTGGGAAAAGCCATCGATAAG AACCTGGACTCGGACCTGGGCAGCGTGGGCATCGAGGGATGCTGGCAGGCTGACAGCCAGCGGCTGCTCAGTGAGGTCATGGTCGAGCATTTCTTCAGGCAAGGTGTGCTGGACGTGGCGGAGGAGCTGTGTCAG GAAGCTGGACTTTGCATTGACCCAAACCAAAGGGAACCTTTCATAGAATTAAACAGGATATTAGAAGCACTTAAACTCAGAGATTTAAGACCTGCTTTAGA GTGGGCGGTGGAGAACCGTGAGATGCTTATGGCCCAAAACAGCTCCCTGGAGTTCAAACTTCACCGCCTCAGCTTCATCAGGTTGCTGATGGgaggaacagccaatcagagagaagcccTGCAGTATGCAAGGAACTTTCAACCTTTTGCCATCAACCATCAGAAAG ACATACAGGTGCTCATGGGCAGCTTGGTGTACCTGCGCCAGGGCATAGAGAACTCACCCTACGTCCACCTGCTCGACTCGAACCAGTGGTCTGACATCTGCGACATCTTCACCCGCGACGCCTGCTCACTGCTGGGCCTCTCTGTGGAGTCTCCCCTGAGTGTCAg TTTCTCGGCTGGCTGCGTCGCTCTGCCCGCCCTCATTAACATCAAGGCTGTCATTGAACAGAGGCAGTGCATAGGGGTGTGGACCCAGAAAGATGAACTCCCG ATCGAGGTGGACCTGGGCAAGCGGTGCTGGTACCACTCGGTGTTCGCTTGCCCCATCCTCAGGCAGCAAACCACAGACAGCAACCCCCCCATGAAGCTGGTGTGCGGCCACATTATCTCCAAAGACGCCCTCAACAAAATGATCAACGGCAGCAA GTTGAAGTGCCCGTACTGTCCCATGGAGCAGGTGCCATCGGATGCCAAGCAGATCTACTTCTGA
- the rnf103 gene encoding E3 ubiquitin-protein ligase RNF103, translating into MWLKLFFLLLYFFLLFVLARFFEAIVWYETGILATQLVDPVALSFKKLKTILECRGLGYSGLPEKKDVRELVERSGTLMQGELYSALKNEEEDAEPASSTSFSGEVHFYELVEDTKDGIWLVQVIAKDREPLLTKANWGKMVQKVSKFGIRTGTFNCSSDPRYCRKRGWLKSTLIMSVPQTSTSKGKVMLKEYNGSRIETEHIFKWMTALVASRIKTIRVPQQLLQEWNRSDQHPVKMFLFAKLVQPPAFFSALSVKFTGRIEFIFVDVQNWDSDQCMEDIGVRQVPSYILKTPEGTYRYGNSTGEYISLHAMDTFLRSVQPEVNDLFVLSLVMINLMAWMDLFITQGATIKRFVVLISTLGTYNSLLIISWLPILGFLQLPYLDSFYEYSLKLLRYADTTTIASWVRADWTFYSSHPALFLSTYLGHGLLVDYFEKKKRRSSNNDDELNANNLEWLSSLWDWYTSYLIHPIASFHNFPNESDWDDDPDLLLQRLAFPDLWLRPLIPTDYIKNLPTWKLGSAGRFSGRPSSKATGEEDQGGTASGELQNKPGSMEEDLTDGDHLGRGTGDASGGACEGPGCCSSGRGGRCHSVCSEAPVREADWSSWPPDMMQCTECVVCLENFEDGCLLMGLPCSHVFHQQCIVVWLAGGRHCCPVCRWPSFKKKANREENAVHQRGQY; encoded by the exons ATGTGGCTGAAACTATTTTTCCTGCTACTCTATTTCTTCTTGCTATTCGTTCTGGCCCGTTTTTTTGAAGCTATCGTCTGGTATGAGACCGGGATCTTAGCTACTCAGCTGGTGGATCCCGTGGCTCTGAGCTTCAAGAAGCTGAAGACAATCCTGGAGTGTCGGGGTTTGGGATACTCCGGTCTACCCGAGAAGAAGGATGTCAGGGAGCTGGTCGAGAGATCAG GCACCCTGATGCAAGGGGAGCTGTACTCTGCCCTGAAGAACGAAGAGGAGGATGCAGAGCCAGCGTCCAGCACCAGCTTCAGTGGAGAGGTGCACTTTTATGAGCTGGTTGAGGACACCAAGGATGGCATCTGGTTGGTGCAG GTGATCGCGAAAGACCGAGAGCCGCTGCTCACTAAAGCCAACTGGGGGAAAATGGTTCAAAAGGTCTCCAAGTTCGGCATCCGAACAGGCACTTTCAACTGCTCCAGTGATCCAAG GTATTGTCGTAAGCGGGGCTGGCTGAAATCCACTCTCATCATGTCTGTGCCGCAAACGAGCACGTCGAAGGGGAAGGTGATGCTGAAGGAGTATAACGGCAGCCGCATCGAAACGGAGCACATTTTCAAGTGGATGACGGCACTGGTGGCGTCCCGGATCAAAACCATCCGCGTACCCCAGCAGCTTCTGCAGGAATGGAACCGGAGCGACCAGCACCCAGTAAAGATGTTCCTGTTTGCCAAGCTGGTGCAGCCTCCCGCCTTCTTCTCAGCACTCAGCGTTAAGTTCACGGGTCGCATTGAGTTCATCTTTGTGGACGTGCAGAACTGGGACAGCGACCAGTGCATGGAAGATATCGGGGTGCGTCAGGTTCCTTCATATATCCTCAAGACCCCAGAAGGTACTTACAGGTATGGGAATAGTACGGGGGAGTACATCTCCCTCCATGCCATGGACACGTTCTTGCGCTCCGTTCAGCCGGAGGTCAACGACCTGTTTGTGCTGAGCCTGGTTATGATCAACCTCATGGCCTGGATGGACCTGTTCATAACGCAAGGTGCCACCATCAAGCGTTTTGTCGTCCTCATAAGCACCCTGGGAACCTACAACTCTCTGTTGATCATTTCCTGGTTGCCCATCCTGGGGTTCCTCCAGCTCCCATATCTGGACAGCTTCTACGAATACAGCCTGAAGCTCCtgcgatatgcagacaccaccACCATCGCCTCTTGGGTGAGGGCAGACTGGACCTTCTACTCATCCCATCCTGCACTGTTCCTGAGCACCTACCTGGGGCATGGACTCCTCGTCGATTACTTTGAGAAGAAGAAGCGTCGCAGCAGCAACAATGACGATGAGCTGAACGCCAACAACCTGGAGTGGTTGTCCAGTTTGTGGGACTGGTACACCAGCTACCTTATCCATCCTATTGCCTCCTTCCACAACTTCCCCAACGAGTCAGACTGGGACGATGACCCGGACCTGCTCCTGCAGAGGCTGGCCTTCCCCGATCTCTGGCTTCGCCCACTTATCCCCACTGACTACATCAAGAACCTGCCCACATGGAAGTTGGGGTCTGCAGGCAGGTTCAGTGGGAGACCGAGTTCGAAGGCGACTGGTGAAGAAGACCAAGGTGGCACTGCAAGTGGGGAACTGCAGAACAAACCAGGGAGCATGGAGGAGGATCTGACAGATGGCGATCACCTCGGTAGGGGAACAGGAGACGCATCTGGGGGTGCATGCGAGGGCCCCGGCTGTTGTAGCTCTGGGAGGGGAGGCAGGTGTCACTCGGTCTGCTCTGAAGCACCGGTTAGGGAGGCCGACTGGTCCTCTTGGCCCCCAGACATGATGCAGTGCACGGAGTGTGTCGTGTGCCTGGAGAACTTCGAGGACGGCTGCCTCCTCATGGGACTGCCCTGCAGCCACGTGTTCCACCAGCAGTGCATCGTCGTGTGGCTGGCGGGTGGCCGTCACTGTTGTCCTGTTTGCCGGTGGCCCTCCTTCAAAAAAAAGGCGAACAGGGAGGAGAATGCGGTGCATCAGAGGGGACAGTACTAG